One window of the Canis aureus isolate CA01 chromosome 17, VMU_Caureus_v.1.0, whole genome shotgun sequence genome contains the following:
- the ESD gene encoding S-formylglutathione hydrolase isoform X3, whose product MALKQISSNKCFGGLQKVFEHDSVELNCRMKFAIYLPPKAETEKCPALYWLSGLTCTEQNFISKSGFHQAASEHGLVVIAPDTSPRGCNIKGEDDSWDFGTGAGFYVDATEDPWKANYRMYSYVTEELPQLVNANFPVDPQRMSIFGHSMGGHGALICALKNPGKYKSVSAFAPICNPVLCAWGKKAFGGYLGTDQSKWKGYDHSYYFIATFITDHIRHHAKYLNA is encoded by the exons ATGGCATTGAAGCAGATTTCCAGCAACAAGTGCTTTGGAGGATTGCAGAAAGTTTTTGAGCATGACAG TGTTGAACTGAACTGCAGAATGAAATTTGCTATCTACTTACCAccaaaggcagaaactgaaaaatgCCCCGCACTGTATTGGCTGTCTG GTTTGACTTGTACAGAACAAAATTTTATATCAAAGTCTGGTTTTCATCAAGCTGCCTCAGAACATGGCCTTGTCGTCATTGCTCCGGATACCAGCCCTC GTGGCTGCAATATTAAAGGAGAAGATGATAGCTGGGACTTTGGCACTGGTGCTGGATTTTATGTGGATGCCACTGAAGATCCTTGGAAAGCTAACTACAGAATGTACTCTTACGTAACTGAGGAG CTTCCCCAACTTGTAAATGCCAATTTTCCAGTGGACCCCCAAAGGATGTCTATTTTTGGCCATTCCATGGGAGGCCACGGAGCTCTGATTTGCGCTTTAAAGAATCCTGGAAAGTACAAA TCTGTGTCAGCATTTGCTCCAATTTGCAACCCAGTGCTCTGTGCCTGGGGCAAAAAAGCCTTTGGTGGATATTTGGGAACAGATCAAAGTAAATGGAAG GGTTATGATCATAGCTACTACTTCATTGCAACCTTTATTACTGATCACATCAGACATCATGCAAAATATCTGAATGCGTGA
- the ESD gene encoding S-formylglutathione hydrolase isoform X2, with protein sequence MALKQISSNKCFGGLQKVFEHDSVELNCRMKFAIYLPPKAETEKCPALYWLSGLTCTEQNFISKSGFHQAASEHGLVVIAPDTSPRGCNIKGEDDSWDFGTGAGFYVDATEDPWKANYRMYSYVTEELPQLVNANFPVDPQRMSIFGHSMGGHGALICALKNPGKYKAYDATHLVKSYPGSQLDILIDQGKDDQFLSDGQLLPDNFIAACTEKKVPVVFRLQEGYDHSYYFIATFITDHIRHHAKYLNA encoded by the exons ATGGCATTGAAGCAGATTTCCAGCAACAAGTGCTTTGGAGGATTGCAGAAAGTTTTTGAGCATGACAG TGTTGAACTGAACTGCAGAATGAAATTTGCTATCTACTTACCAccaaaggcagaaactgaaaaatgCCCCGCACTGTATTGGCTGTCTG GTTTGACTTGTACAGAACAAAATTTTATATCAAAGTCTGGTTTTCATCAAGCTGCCTCAGAACATGGCCTTGTCGTCATTGCTCCGGATACCAGCCCTC GTGGCTGCAATATTAAAGGAGAAGATGATAGCTGGGACTTTGGCACTGGTGCTGGATTTTATGTGGATGCCACTGAAGATCCTTGGAAAGCTAACTACAGAATGTACTCTTACGTAACTGAGGAG CTTCCCCAACTTGTAAATGCCAATTTTCCAGTGGACCCCCAAAGGATGTCTATTTTTGGCCATTCCATGGGAGGCCACGGAGCTCTGATTTGCGCTTTAAAGAATCCTGGAAAGTACAAA gCTTATGATGCTACCCATCTTGTGAAGTCCTACCCCGGTTCTCAGCTGGACATACTAATTGATCAAGGGAAAGATGACCAGTTCCTTTCAGACGGACAGTTACTACCTGATAACTTCATAGCTGCCTGTACAGAAAAGAAAGTCCCTGTTGTTTTTAGATTACAAGAG GGTTATGATCATAGCTACTACTTCATTGCAACCTTTATTACTGATCACATCAGACATCATGCAAAATATCTGAATGCGTGA
- the ESD gene encoding S-formylglutathione hydrolase isoform X1 yields MALKQISSNKCFGGLQKVFEHDSVELNCRMKFAIYLPPKAETEKCPALYWLSGLTCTEQNFISKSGFHQAASEHGLVVIAPDTSPRGCNIKGEDDSWDFGTGAGFYVDATEDPWKANYRMYSYVTEELPQLVNANFPVDPQRMSIFGHSMGGHGALICALKNPGKYKSVSAFAPICNPVLCAWGKKAFGGYLGTDQSKWKAYDATHLVKSYPGSQLDILIDQGKDDQFLSDGQLLPDNFIAACTEKKVPVVFRLQEGYDHSYYFIATFITDHIRHHAKYLNA; encoded by the exons ATGGCATTGAAGCAGATTTCCAGCAACAAGTGCTTTGGAGGATTGCAGAAAGTTTTTGAGCATGACAG TGTTGAACTGAACTGCAGAATGAAATTTGCTATCTACTTACCAccaaaggcagaaactgaaaaatgCCCCGCACTGTATTGGCTGTCTG GTTTGACTTGTACAGAACAAAATTTTATATCAAAGTCTGGTTTTCATCAAGCTGCCTCAGAACATGGCCTTGTCGTCATTGCTCCGGATACCAGCCCTC GTGGCTGCAATATTAAAGGAGAAGATGATAGCTGGGACTTTGGCACTGGTGCTGGATTTTATGTGGATGCCACTGAAGATCCTTGGAAAGCTAACTACAGAATGTACTCTTACGTAACTGAGGAG CTTCCCCAACTTGTAAATGCCAATTTTCCAGTGGACCCCCAAAGGATGTCTATTTTTGGCCATTCCATGGGAGGCCACGGAGCTCTGATTTGCGCTTTAAAGAATCCTGGAAAGTACAAA TCTGTGTCAGCATTTGCTCCAATTTGCAACCCAGTGCTCTGTGCCTGGGGCAAAAAAGCCTTTGGTGGATATTTGGGAACAGATCAAAGTAAATGGAAG gCTTATGATGCTACCCATCTTGTGAAGTCCTACCCCGGTTCTCAGCTGGACATACTAATTGATCAAGGGAAAGATGACCAGTTCCTTTCAGACGGACAGTTACTACCTGATAACTTCATAGCTGCCTGTACAGAAAAGAAAGTCCCTGTTGTTTTTAGATTACAAGAG GGTTATGATCATAGCTACTACTTCATTGCAACCTTTATTACTGATCACATCAGACATCATGCAAAATATCTGAATGCGTGA